A genomic window from Bacteroidales bacterium includes:
- a CDS encoding PIN domain-containing protein: MNIAVISEVFNRVIRFEHKNFCNRDNNSIEFKAYRNTKDGKDVQKLIYDIIKSKILSCFDLTDKMFSTKEIEELLVVDELDFNDKIILSVCKEKNMVLLTNDSDFAQSDIDILSANPKLK; this comes from the coding sequence ATAAATATAGCTGTGATATCAGAAGTATTTAATAGAGTTATTCGATTCGAACACAAAAATTTTTGCAATAGGGATAACAATTCAATTGAATTTAAAGCATATAGGAATACTAAGGATGGCAAAGATGTTCAAAAACTTATTTATGATATTATTAAATCAAAAATATTGAGTTGTTTTGACCTTACTGATAAAATGTTTTCTACAAAAGAAATAGAAGAATTACTGGTTGTTGATGAACTCGATTTTAACGATAAGATTATTCTTAGTGTGTGTAAAGAAAAAAATATGGTTCTTTTAACTAATGATTCCGATTTTGCACAATCTGATATAGATATTTTGTCAGCAAATCCTAAATTAAAATAA